The following are encoded in a window of Scleropages formosus chromosome 7, fSclFor1.1, whole genome shotgun sequence genomic DNA:
- the LOC108918979 gene encoding leukotriene B4 receptor 1-like has translation MVQSNHLIQCVGCSALVIRPKNKTAAFGALINLARVIWHQLQSSDPDMQQINDSVSNSTSWTVTNNVVPCVLLGLCFLVGIPGNVLVAVAILRNLRQATVTVKLMLNLAVTDALSLLLLPFWIPALLGPWPYSPDFCKLLSYLVYCTMYASVLTITMMSMQRYMLVLYPRCKLKLHPRGSGVKALLGVLWTLALVLASPALLLRKLLPNEGRLRCQPLYSSDGQKVAVLLSETLLGFVVPGVILTISYLCIARRVGRLPFTSGKRLSRLVTWVMAAFFIFWFPSHVANLLQVAGFQDVAESIRNVAGALTFFNSCLNPFLYAFASPRLRGSSSLMKRLERVCHSKLGDTPPPDSRKPSLCTQAGNLTTLNQTPV, from the coding sequence ATGGTACAGAGTAATCATCTGATTCAGTGTGTGGGCTGTTCTGCCCTAGTTATCcgtccaaaaaacaaaacagcagcattcgGCGCGTTAATTAATTTGGCTCGAGTCATCTGGCACCAGTTGCAGAGTTCGGATCCCGACATGCAGCAGATCAACGACTCCGTGTCAAACTCAACGTCATGGACCGTGACTAACAACGTGGTTCCTTGCGTGCTCCTGGGcctctgctttctggtgggcaTCCCTGGCAACGTGCTGGTGGCCGTCGCTATTTTGCGCAACCTTCGCCAGGCCACCGTGACCGTGAAGCTGATGCTGAACCTGGCGGTGACGGATGCCttatccctgctgctgctgcctttctggATCCCGGCGCTGCTCGGACCGTGGCCGTACAGCCCGGATTTTTGCAAGCTCCTGTCCTACTTGGTTTACTGCACCATGTATGCCAGCGTGCTGACCATCACGATGATGAGCATGCAGCGCTACATGCTGGTCCTGTACCCGCGGTGCAAGCTGAAGCTGCATCCCCGGGGCAGCGGGGTCAAGGCCTTGCTGGGTGTCCTGTGGACCCTGGCCCTGGTGCTTGCCTCCCCAGCCCTCCTGCTCAGAAAACTGCTGCCCAATGAGGGTCGGCTCCGTTGCCAGCCCCTCTACAGTTCTGACGGGCAGAAGGTGGCGGTGCTGCTTTCGGAGACCCTGTTAGGATTCGTGGTGCCCGGCGTCATTCTGACCATCTCCTACCTTTGCATCGCGCGTCGTGTCGGCCGGCTGCCCTTCACCTCGGGCAAGAGGCTAAGCCGTTTGGTCACATGGGTGATGGCGGCCTTCTTCATCTTCTGGTTCCCGTCCCACGTGGCGAACTTGCTGCAAGTTGCCGGCTTCCAGGACGTCGCGGAGTCGATCCGGAACGTGGCCGGGGCGCTGACGTTCTTCAACAGCTGCCTGAACCCATTCCTGTACGCCTTCGCCTCACCCAGGCTCAGGGGCAGCAGCAGTCTGATGAAGAGGCTAGAGAGGGTCTGCCACTCCAAACTGGGCGACACCCCACCGCCGGACTCCCGCAAACCATCCCTCTGCACCCAGGCGGGTAACCTTACCACCCTGAACCAAACCCCGGTGTGA
- the bcar1 gene encoding breast cancer anti-estrogen resistance protein 1 isoform X1, translating to MNYLNVLAKALYDNVAESPDELSFRKGDIMTVLERDTQGLDGWWLCSLHGRQGIVPGNRLKILVGMYDKQQQQVPPIQGQLTVPPHSSYSKPPPSSQYTAMHPAASPGPATPDNVYMLPPSHGHYQGPPGTPKGPSMVQMQGNQFQTPEQDVYQVPPSVGSQGHGQDVYQVPPSMNTTQDIYQTPPSLEKRSWTSPKPPGKVVVPTRVGQVYVYDTAKAEQDEYDVPRHLPSSQDIYDVPPTRNQYSQQVYDTPPMAVKGPPRQDSGQDIYDTPPSVDKSQAPTTVSQQTVYDFPPSVSKDVPDGPIREDTYDVPPHFVKALSPDSKQPQTPTLYSGTAPEDVYDVPPPALTSKRPSDSFASFGQEVYDIPASLRRGGQPVRPQEVYDFPRERPAAGEEGGDYVYDVPPQVVRDATEELSVSFKRLSASSTGSTRSNLSTSSLDLVPVKETSGGPSSSTVRLNLELEPAMERLARLQHAVESSVSALMSFVSGNWRGAQQMEASLPALRQAVDRVKAAVRDLLEFARGAVVNAAQAPDRTLQAKLGRQVQKMEEGYQGLLQHSQALDSTGWSLSALLSPPPGGDDLDRLVMCSRGVPDDTKQLASFLHGNASLLFKRTKQPPVPTDALGNNNNNYPTGQPERTNIQSRPLPSPPKFTSEEESPERQYDTTEEGWMEDYDYVHLQGKEEFEKNQKQLLEKGNIIRQNKTQLGQQQLKQFERLEQEVTRPINNDLSGWTPPSHYPASRSTLSPGDRQLLLFYLEQCESNITTLTNAVDAFYSSISTNQPPKIFVAHSKFVILSAHKLVFIGDTLSRQAKSAEVRACVAQHSNALCDKLKDIVVSTKTAALQYPSAAATRDVTERVRELANRTQHFRMVLSQLAAM from the exons AACGTGCTGGCCAAGGCATTGTATGACAATGTGGCAGAGTCCCCGGATGAGCTGTCCTTCCGGAAGGGAGACATCATGACAGTGCTGGAGCGCGACACCCAAGGGTTAGATGGGTGGTGGCTCTGCTCATTGCATGGTCGCCAAGGCATCGTCCCTGGCAACCGCCTCAAGATTCTGGTAGGGATGTATGacaagcagcaacagcaggtcCCTCCCATCCAGGGCCAGTTGACCGTACCTCCTCACAGCTCCTATAGCAAGCCCCCACCTTCTTCGCAGTATACTGCCATGCACCCTGCTGCTAGCCCTGGCCCAGCCACACCCGACAATGTCTACATGCTACCGCCAAGTCACGGCCATTATCAgggccccccagggactcccaAGGGCCCCTCCATGGTGCAGATGCAGGGGAACCAGTTCCAGACCCCCGAGCAAGATGTCTACCAAGTCCCACCTTCTGTAGGCAGTCAAGGCCATGGGCAGGATGTCTACCAAGTACCTCCTTCCATGAACACAACGCAGGACATCTACCAAACCCCCCCTTCCTTGGAGAAGAGGAGTTGGACTTCACCCAAACCTCCAGGAAAG GTGGTGGTGCCCACACGGGTGGGACAGGTGTATGTTTATGACACAGCAAAAGCAGAACAGGATGAGTATGACGTCCCCAGGCACCTGCCATCGTCCCAAGACATCTATGATGTTCCACCGACTCGGAACCAGTACAGCCAGCAG GTGTATGATACGCCCCCCATGGCAGTGAAGGGCCCCCCACGGCAGGACAGTGGACAGGACATTTATGACACACCACCCAGCGTGGACAAGAGCCAGGCCCCAACAACAGTTTCCCAACAAACG GTGTATGACTTCCCGCCGTCTGTCAGCAAGGATGTCCCGGACGGCCCCATCAGGGAGGACACATATGATGTTCCTCCTCATTTTGTGAAGGCACTGAGCCCGGACAGCAAGCAGCCGCAAACCCCGACTCTCTACTCTGGCACCGCCCCTGAAGATGTGTACGATGTCCCGCCCCCAGCCCTGACCAGCAAGCGCCCCTCGGACAGCTTTGCCTCCTTTGGCCAGGAGGTATACGACATCCCTGCCAGCCTGCGCCGTGGTGGCCAACCGGTGCGGCCACAGGAGGTGTACGATTTCCCCCGTGAGCGTCCGGCAGCTGGCGAAGAGGGCGGGGACTATGTGTACGATGTCCCACCACAGGTGGTGCGCGATGCCACTGAGGAGCTGAGCGTCAGCTTTAAGCGTCTCTCAGCCTCTAGCACCGGCAGCACACGCAGTAACCTGTCCACCTCCTCACTAGATCTGGTCCCTGTCAAGGAGACCTCCGGCGGGCCTTCGTCCAGCACAGTGCGCCTGAATCTGGAGCTGGAGCCAGCTATGGAGAGGTTAGCACGCCTGCAGCATGCTGTGGAGAGCTCTGTCTCCGCGCTCATGTCTTTCGTCAGTGGCAATTGGCGCGGAGCTCAGCAGATGGAGGCGAGCCTCCCGGCTCTGCGGCAAGCTGTAGACAGAGTGAAGGCGGCCGTGCGCGACTTGCTGGAGTTTGCCCGCGGAGCTGTTGTCAACGCCGCCCAGGCACCTGACCGCACGCTACAGGCCAAACTGGGTCGGCAGGTGCAGAAGATGGAGGAAGGTTACCAGGGCCTGTTGCAGCATAGCCAGGCGCTGGACAGCACAGGCTGGTCCCTGAGTGCTCTCTTGTCTCCACCCCCGGGGGGCGACGACCTGGACCGCCTGGTTATGTGTTCACGGGGTGTGCCCGATGACACCAAACAGCTGGCCTCCTTTCTGCACGGCAATGCCTCCCTGCTCTTTAAAAGGACCAAGCAGCCGCCGGTGCCCACCGACGCCCtcggcaacaacaacaacaactaccCAACAGGTCAGCCCGAGAGGACCAACATCCAGTCCCGCCCCTTGCCGTCTCCGCCCAAATTCACATCAGAGGAGGAGTCCCCAGAAAGGCAATACGACACCACAGAGGAAGGCTGGATGGAGGACTATGACTATGTACATTTACAG GGGAAGGAGGAGTTTGAGAAGAACCAGAAGCAACTGTTAGAAAAGGGGAACATCATCCGGCAGAATAAAACCCAGCTggggcagcagcag CTGAAACAGTTTGAGcggctggagcaggaggtgacCCGCCCAATTAACAATGACCTGTCAGGCTGGACCCCACCCTCACACTACCCAGCGTCACGGAGCACCCTGAGTCCTGGCGACCGGCAGCTGCTACTCTTCTACCTGGAGCAGTGCGAGTCCAACATTACAACGCTGACCAACGCTGTGGATGCCTTCTACTCATCCATCAGCACCAACCAGCCACCAAAGATCTTTGTGGCGCACAGCAAGTTTGTTATCCTCAGCGCACACAAGCTGGTCTTTATCGGGGACACTCTCTCGCGACAGGCGAAGTCAGCCGAGGTGCGTGCCTGCGTGGCCCAGCACAGCAATGCGCTCTGCGACAAGCTGAAGGACATTGTGGTGAGCACCAAAACAGCAGCGCTGCAATATCCTTCAGCCGCTGCCACGCGGGACGTGACGGAGAGGGTGCGCGAGCTGGCTAACCGCACGCAGCACTTTCGCATGGTGCTGAGCCAACTGGCTGCCATGTGA
- the bcar1 gene encoding breast cancer anti-estrogen resistance protein 1 isoform X2 — MSVPNVLAKALYDNVAESPDELSFRKGDIMTVLERDTQGLDGWWLCSLHGRQGIVPGNRLKILVGMYDKQQQQVPPIQGQLTVPPHSSYSKPPPSSQYTAMHPAASPGPATPDNVYMLPPSHGHYQGPPGTPKGPSMVQMQGNQFQTPEQDVYQVPPSVGSQGHGQDVYQVPPSMNTTQDIYQTPPSLEKRSWTSPKPPGKVVVPTRVGQVYVYDTAKAEQDEYDVPRHLPSSQDIYDVPPTRNQYSQQVYDTPPMAVKGPPRQDSGQDIYDTPPSVDKSQAPTTVSQQTVYDFPPSVSKDVPDGPIREDTYDVPPHFVKALSPDSKQPQTPTLYSGTAPEDVYDVPPPALTSKRPSDSFASFGQEVYDIPASLRRGGQPVRPQEVYDFPRERPAAGEEGGDYVYDVPPQVVRDATEELSVSFKRLSASSTGSTRSNLSTSSLDLVPVKETSGGPSSSTVRLNLELEPAMERLARLQHAVESSVSALMSFVSGNWRGAQQMEASLPALRQAVDRVKAAVRDLLEFARGAVVNAAQAPDRTLQAKLGRQVQKMEEGYQGLLQHSQALDSTGWSLSALLSPPPGGDDLDRLVMCSRGVPDDTKQLASFLHGNASLLFKRTKQPPVPTDALGNNNNNYPTGQPERTNIQSRPLPSPPKFTSEEESPERQYDTTEEGWMEDYDYVHLQGKEEFEKNQKQLLEKGNIIRQNKTQLGQQQLKQFERLEQEVTRPINNDLSGWTPPSHYPASRSTLSPGDRQLLLFYLEQCESNITTLTNAVDAFYSSISTNQPPKIFVAHSKFVILSAHKLVFIGDTLSRQAKSAEVRACVAQHSNALCDKLKDIVVSTKTAALQYPSAAATRDVTERVRELANRTQHFRMVLSQLAAM, encoded by the exons AACGTGCTGGCCAAGGCATTGTATGACAATGTGGCAGAGTCCCCGGATGAGCTGTCCTTCCGGAAGGGAGACATCATGACAGTGCTGGAGCGCGACACCCAAGGGTTAGATGGGTGGTGGCTCTGCTCATTGCATGGTCGCCAAGGCATCGTCCCTGGCAACCGCCTCAAGATTCTGGTAGGGATGTATGacaagcagcaacagcaggtcCCTCCCATCCAGGGCCAGTTGACCGTACCTCCTCACAGCTCCTATAGCAAGCCCCCACCTTCTTCGCAGTATACTGCCATGCACCCTGCTGCTAGCCCTGGCCCAGCCACACCCGACAATGTCTACATGCTACCGCCAAGTCACGGCCATTATCAgggccccccagggactcccaAGGGCCCCTCCATGGTGCAGATGCAGGGGAACCAGTTCCAGACCCCCGAGCAAGATGTCTACCAAGTCCCACCTTCTGTAGGCAGTCAAGGCCATGGGCAGGATGTCTACCAAGTACCTCCTTCCATGAACACAACGCAGGACATCTACCAAACCCCCCCTTCCTTGGAGAAGAGGAGTTGGACTTCACCCAAACCTCCAGGAAAG GTGGTGGTGCCCACACGGGTGGGACAGGTGTATGTTTATGACACAGCAAAAGCAGAACAGGATGAGTATGACGTCCCCAGGCACCTGCCATCGTCCCAAGACATCTATGATGTTCCACCGACTCGGAACCAGTACAGCCAGCAG GTGTATGATACGCCCCCCATGGCAGTGAAGGGCCCCCCACGGCAGGACAGTGGACAGGACATTTATGACACACCACCCAGCGTGGACAAGAGCCAGGCCCCAACAACAGTTTCCCAACAAACG GTGTATGACTTCCCGCCGTCTGTCAGCAAGGATGTCCCGGACGGCCCCATCAGGGAGGACACATATGATGTTCCTCCTCATTTTGTGAAGGCACTGAGCCCGGACAGCAAGCAGCCGCAAACCCCGACTCTCTACTCTGGCACCGCCCCTGAAGATGTGTACGATGTCCCGCCCCCAGCCCTGACCAGCAAGCGCCCCTCGGACAGCTTTGCCTCCTTTGGCCAGGAGGTATACGACATCCCTGCCAGCCTGCGCCGTGGTGGCCAACCGGTGCGGCCACAGGAGGTGTACGATTTCCCCCGTGAGCGTCCGGCAGCTGGCGAAGAGGGCGGGGACTATGTGTACGATGTCCCACCACAGGTGGTGCGCGATGCCACTGAGGAGCTGAGCGTCAGCTTTAAGCGTCTCTCAGCCTCTAGCACCGGCAGCACACGCAGTAACCTGTCCACCTCCTCACTAGATCTGGTCCCTGTCAAGGAGACCTCCGGCGGGCCTTCGTCCAGCACAGTGCGCCTGAATCTGGAGCTGGAGCCAGCTATGGAGAGGTTAGCACGCCTGCAGCATGCTGTGGAGAGCTCTGTCTCCGCGCTCATGTCTTTCGTCAGTGGCAATTGGCGCGGAGCTCAGCAGATGGAGGCGAGCCTCCCGGCTCTGCGGCAAGCTGTAGACAGAGTGAAGGCGGCCGTGCGCGACTTGCTGGAGTTTGCCCGCGGAGCTGTTGTCAACGCCGCCCAGGCACCTGACCGCACGCTACAGGCCAAACTGGGTCGGCAGGTGCAGAAGATGGAGGAAGGTTACCAGGGCCTGTTGCAGCATAGCCAGGCGCTGGACAGCACAGGCTGGTCCCTGAGTGCTCTCTTGTCTCCACCCCCGGGGGGCGACGACCTGGACCGCCTGGTTATGTGTTCACGGGGTGTGCCCGATGACACCAAACAGCTGGCCTCCTTTCTGCACGGCAATGCCTCCCTGCTCTTTAAAAGGACCAAGCAGCCGCCGGTGCCCACCGACGCCCtcggcaacaacaacaacaactaccCAACAGGTCAGCCCGAGAGGACCAACATCCAGTCCCGCCCCTTGCCGTCTCCGCCCAAATTCACATCAGAGGAGGAGTCCCCAGAAAGGCAATACGACACCACAGAGGAAGGCTGGATGGAGGACTATGACTATGTACATTTACAG GGGAAGGAGGAGTTTGAGAAGAACCAGAAGCAACTGTTAGAAAAGGGGAACATCATCCGGCAGAATAAAACCCAGCTggggcagcagcag CTGAAACAGTTTGAGcggctggagcaggaggtgacCCGCCCAATTAACAATGACCTGTCAGGCTGGACCCCACCCTCACACTACCCAGCGTCACGGAGCACCCTGAGTCCTGGCGACCGGCAGCTGCTACTCTTCTACCTGGAGCAGTGCGAGTCCAACATTACAACGCTGACCAACGCTGTGGATGCCTTCTACTCATCCATCAGCACCAACCAGCCACCAAAGATCTTTGTGGCGCACAGCAAGTTTGTTATCCTCAGCGCACACAAGCTGGTCTTTATCGGGGACACTCTCTCGCGACAGGCGAAGTCAGCCGAGGTGCGTGCCTGCGTGGCCCAGCACAGCAATGCGCTCTGCGACAAGCTGAAGGACATTGTGGTGAGCACCAAAACAGCAGCGCTGCAATATCCTTCAGCCGCTGCCACGCGGGACGTGACGGAGAGGGTGCGCGAGCTGGCTAACCGCACGCAGCACTTTCGCATGGTGCTGAGCCAACTGGCTGCCATGTGA